A region of Chthoniobacterales bacterium DNA encodes the following proteins:
- a CDS encoding glycerol-3-phosphate dehydrogenase/oxidase has translation MNRNEMLERIRSEKEWDVVIIGGGATGLGVAVDAATRGYRTLLVEAHDFAKATSSRSTKLVHGGVRYLEQGDIPLVLEALRERGLLHRNAPHIVHHLSFIVPRYKWWEGPFFGIGLKMYDLLAGKLNLEKSRLLSREETIARIPNIETENLLGGVEYFDGQFDDARLAITLAQTAADHGATLLNYVRATGLTKTDNLITGLTAEDVETGEAFTLRAKVVINATGIFADTIRHMDEPQGPAVVQPSQGVHLVFDRSFLQGDSAIMVPHTDDGRVLFVIPWHDRVLVGTTDTPMPHADVEPRALDEEIGFILRNASRYLARDPRRSDIQSIFAGQRPLVRPPRSDGSSTKQISRNHEVLISDAGLVTIVGGKWTTYRKMAEDAMDHATLIGELPERKCVTETLQLHAWTSPHAPEVDEALDVYGSDAQHIARLIQADATLAEPIATGLPYQRAHVLWAARHELARTIEDVLARRLRVLFLDAQAALDAAPVVAELLAFELGHDADWIAAQLADFRKLAGGYLAPK, from the coding sequence ATGAACCGCAACGAAATGCTGGAGCGCATCCGCTCCGAGAAGGAATGGGACGTCGTGATCATTGGCGGAGGCGCCACCGGCCTCGGCGTCGCGGTCGACGCCGCCACGCGCGGCTATCGCACGCTGCTCGTCGAGGCGCACGATTTCGCGAAGGCCACGTCCAGCCGCAGCACGAAGCTCGTGCACGGCGGCGTCCGCTACCTCGAGCAGGGCGACATCCCGCTCGTGCTCGAGGCGCTGCGCGAGCGCGGCCTGCTCCACCGCAACGCGCCCCACATCGTTCACCACCTCTCGTTCATCGTGCCGCGCTACAAATGGTGGGAGGGCCCGTTCTTCGGCATCGGCCTGAAGATGTATGACCTCCTCGCCGGCAAGCTGAACCTCGAGAAATCCCGCCTGCTCAGCCGCGAGGAAACCATCGCGCGCATCCCGAACATCGAGACGGAGAACCTGCTCGGCGGCGTGGAGTATTTCGACGGGCAGTTCGACGACGCGCGCCTCGCGATCACCCTCGCGCAGACCGCCGCCGACCACGGCGCCACCCTGCTGAACTACGTGAGAGCCACCGGCCTCACGAAGACGGACAACCTCATCACCGGCCTCACCGCCGAGGACGTCGAGACGGGCGAGGCCTTCACCCTGCGCGCGAAGGTCGTCATCAACGCGACGGGAATCTTCGCGGACACGATCCGCCACATGGACGAGCCGCAGGGGCCCGCCGTCGTGCAGCCCAGCCAGGGCGTGCACCTCGTCTTCGACCGCAGTTTCCTGCAGGGCGACTCGGCCATCATGGTGCCGCACACCGACGACGGGCGCGTGCTCTTCGTCATCCCATGGCACGACCGCGTGCTCGTCGGCACGACCGATACACCGATGCCGCACGCCGACGTCGAGCCTCGCGCGCTCGACGAGGAGATCGGCTTCATCCTGCGCAACGCCTCGCGTTACCTCGCCCGCGATCCCCGGCGCAGCGACATCCAGAGCATCTTTGCCGGCCAGCGTCCGCTCGTGCGGCCGCCGCGCTCCGACGGCTCCAGCACGAAGCAAATCTCGCGCAATCACGAGGTCCTCATCTCCGACGCCGGCCTCGTCACGATCGTCGGCGGCAAATGGACGACCTACCGCAAGATGGCCGAGGACGCGATGGACCACGCCACGCTCATCGGCGAGCTGCCCGAGCGCAAATGCGTGACCGAGACGCTCCAGCTCCACGCATGGACCAGTCCACACGCGCCCGAGGTCGACGAAGCCCTCGACGTCTACGGCAGCGACGCCCAGCACATCGCGCGGTTGATCCAGGCCGACGCCACGCTCGCCGAGCCGATCGCCACCGGGCTCCCCTACCAGCGCGCCCACGTCCTCTGGGCCGCGCGGCACGAGCTCGCCCGCACGATCGAGGACGTCCTCGCCCGCCGGCTGCGCGTTCTCTTCCTCGATGCCCAGGCCGCCCTCGACGCCGCTCCGGTGGTGGCCGAGCTGCTCGCCTTCGAGCTCGGGCACGACGCCGATTGGATCGCCGCACAGCTTGCCGACTTCCGCAAACTTGCCGGCGGCTATCTCGCGCCGAAGTGA
- a CDS encoding NAD-dependent succinate-semialdehyde dehydrogenase yields MLPLKDPTLLKTLACLCGEWRAARSGATIAVTNPATGEVIATVPELSGEEAHEAIAFAAERMKEWQKRTVLERSRILRRWFELLVENTDDLALILTSEQGKPLAEAKGEIAYGAAYIEWFAEEAKRIGGDLIPPPSNDRRILVLRQPVGVCAAITPWNFPNAMLTRKAAPALAAGCAMVCKPASQTPLSALALAELGERAGLPPGLFSVLTGPASAIGEAFTSSPIVRKLTFTGSTGVGKKLMAACAGTVKKVTMELGGNAPFIVFDDADLDAAVEGAMASKYRNTGQTCVCVNRLLVQSGIYDAFAAKLVAAVRNLKVGNGLEPGVEQGPLIEEMAVEKVEALVADALGKGARVLTGGRRHALGATYYEPTVLAEATPAMDLAEEEIFGPVAPLFRFETEEEAVALANDTNVGLASYFYTRDLARIWRVAEALEYGMAGVNTGLISNAMAPFGGVKESGLGREGSKYGIEDYLVLKYVCLAGL; encoded by the coding sequence ATGCTCCCGCTCAAAGATCCCACGCTCCTCAAGACGCTCGCCTGCCTTTGCGGCGAATGGCGGGCTGCCCGTTCCGGCGCCACGATCGCGGTCACGAATCCGGCGACCGGCGAAGTGATCGCCACCGTGCCGGAGTTGAGCGGCGAGGAAGCCCACGAGGCCATTGCCTTCGCCGCCGAGCGCATGAAGGAGTGGCAGAAACGCACCGTGCTCGAGCGCTCGAGGATCCTGCGCCGCTGGTTCGAGCTGCTCGTGGAGAACACCGACGACCTCGCGCTGATCCTGACGAGCGAGCAGGGCAAGCCGCTGGCCGAGGCGAAGGGCGAGATCGCCTACGGCGCGGCCTACATCGAGTGGTTCGCCGAAGAGGCGAAGCGCATCGGCGGCGACCTCATCCCGCCGCCTTCGAACGACCGCCGCATCCTCGTTCTTCGCCAGCCCGTGGGCGTCTGCGCCGCGATCACGCCGTGGAATTTTCCGAACGCGATGCTCACCCGCAAGGCCGCGCCAGCGCTCGCCGCGGGTTGCGCAATGGTCTGCAAGCCCGCCTCGCAGACCCCGCTTTCCGCGCTCGCCCTGGCCGAGCTCGGGGAACGCGCCGGCCTGCCACCGGGGCTTTTCAGCGTGCTCACCGGCCCCGCCTCCGCGATCGGCGAGGCCTTCACCTCCAGCCCGATCGTGCGCAAGCTCACCTTCACCGGCTCGACCGGCGTCGGCAAGAAGCTCATGGCCGCGTGCGCGGGCACCGTGAAGAAAGTGACGATGGAACTTGGGGGCAACGCGCCGTTCATCGTCTTCGACGACGCCGATCTCGACGCCGCCGTCGAGGGCGCGATGGCCTCGAAATACCGCAACACCGGCCAGACCTGCGTGTGCGTGAACCGCCTGCTCGTGCAGTCCGGCATCTACGACGCCTTCGCCGCGAAACTCGTCGCCGCGGTGCGAAATCTGAAGGTCGGCAACGGACTGGAACCCGGCGTCGAGCAGGGCCCGCTCATCGAGGAAATGGCCGTCGAGAAGGTCGAGGCGCTCGTCGCGGATGCCCTTGGCAAGGGCGCGCGGGTGCTCACCGGCGGCCGGCGGCACGCCCTCGGCGCGACCTACTACGAGCCCACCGTTCTCGCTGAGGCCACGCCGGCGATGGATCTCGCGGAGGAGGAAATCTTCGGCCCGGTCGCACCGCTCTTCCGCTTCGAGACCGAGGAGGAAGCCGTCGCCCTCGCGAACGACACGAACGTCGGCCTCGCGAGCTACTTCTACACGCGCGACCTCGCCCGCATCTGGCGCGTCGCCGAGGCGCTGGAATACGGCATGGCCGGCGTGAACACGGGCCTCATCTCGAACGCGATGGCCCCCTTCGGCGGCGTGAAGGAAAGCGGCCTCGGCCGCGAAGGCTCGAAATACGGCATCGAGGACTACCTCGTCCTCAAATACGTTTGCCTTGCCGGGCTGTGA
- a CDS encoding sulfotransferase domain-containing protein, whose amino-acid sequence MLYCCNGAFKSGSTWLYIIVCNLVGRGEALPSRFENPKRLNRGLQRELLLPFLAEVDLTAAHYVIKSHYADAEAREALTANPNARVCGVSRDLKDVVVSAYFHYKRLGETAAPFEEFFWERGLRVVKRVHAYNELWSAPHPQIYMTRYEALHEDFAAEVGRLCEFLGLSPDPALIEAARANSSFKQQQAKEVQKKGESEHKFFRSGKARDWVNHLTPEMAAAVDAIQFGHGAPASS is encoded by the coding sequence ATGCTTTATTGCTGTAACGGGGCATTCAAAAGCGGTTCGACCTGGCTTTACATCATCGTTTGCAACCTTGTCGGTCGCGGCGAAGCCCTGCCCTCCCGGTTTGAAAACCCGAAACGACTCAATCGGGGCCTTCAACGGGAGCTTCTCCTGCCTTTTCTCGCGGAAGTCGACCTGACCGCCGCGCATTACGTCATCAAATCGCACTACGCGGACGCCGAGGCCCGCGAGGCCCTTACCGCGAATCCGAATGCCCGCGTCTGCGGCGTCTCCCGCGATCTCAAGGACGTCGTCGTCTCGGCCTACTTCCACTACAAGCGGCTCGGCGAAACCGCGGCGCCCTTCGAGGAGTTCTTCTGGGAACGCGGGCTCCGCGTCGTCAAGCGCGTGCATGCCTACAACGAGCTCTGGAGCGCGCCGCATCCGCAGATTTACATGACGCGCTACGAGGCCCTGCACGAGGACTTCGCCGCAGAAGTCGGCCGGCTTTGCGAATTTCTCGGCCTCTCGCCCGATCCCGCGCTCATCGAAGCCGCCCGCGCGAACAGCAGCTTCAAGCAGCAACAGGCCAAGGAGGTGCAGAAGAAGGGCGAATCCGAGCACAAGTTCTTCCGCTCGGGCAAGGCCAGGGACTGGGTGAACCACCTCACTCCCGAGATGGCCGCCGCCGTGGACGCCATCCAGTTCGGCCACGGAGCGCCCGCCAGTTCCTGA
- a CDS encoding ATP-dependent DNA ligase, producing MIDVRYEWGVRLPVEHLWLDPRGPRELAFVSHAHSDHTGRHREAILTEATSRLMQARMGDPAGREHVLAYRERRRIRSFDIELLPAGHVLGSAQCLVTTDAGTLLYTGDFKLRPGLSAEPAEAAPADTLIMETTFGLPRYAFPPAEKVVADVVKFCLEAREDGATPVLLGYSLGKAQEILFAVAAAGLPIRLHGSVWSMSQVYESMGVKFPPYEKYVAGAAGEHVLICPPSVAGSAMLRKIRNRRVAVMTGWAMDGGAAHRYQADAAFPLSDHADYPDLLRYVEMVRPRRVLTLHGFAREFARDLRARGIEAWALTAADQLEFALGAPATTVAVPREVLGPVAADHGFSGFSAVCEKIAAATGKLVKVQLLADYLARLDDEELPLAATWLTGRAFPQAAARPLQLGGAIIRRALLAASGLSPSDLQAISRRHNDAGLTAEEALAANVGGEALPLAAVHAFFTQIEQARGPLAKGALLEERLRRLSAQDAKTLVKILTGDLRIGLKEGLVEDAVAAAFSREPEVVREAHMLLGDLGETALRARRDALVGIALQPFRPVKCMLASPEPDEESVWDRMTAGGATEVWVEDKLDGIRAQLHCAGGDAAIYSRDLRPITKTFPEIAEAAVRTGVEFVLDGEIVAWRDGRPLSFFELQKRLGRVERDLFMETEVPVTFTAFDVLWMNGRSVFREPLAERRKILEALPLAAPLRTLPLTRAQSAEEVEIAFVVARGRNNEGLIVKDPGSRYAPGRRGLAWVKLKKAFATLDVVVTSVEYGHGRRKGVLSDYTFAVRDEVTGELLNIGKAYSGLTDAEIAAFTERFLGMIVRQRGRVYDVRPEVVLEVAFDSIQPSARHASGLALRFPRIHRIRADKTVAEIDTVASARRLLPPEASGD from the coding sequence ATGATCGATGTGCGTTACGAATGGGGGGTCCGGCTTCCTGTGGAGCACCTCTGGCTCGACCCCCGCGGTCCGCGCGAGCTGGCCTTCGTTTCCCATGCCCACAGCGATCACACCGGTCGCCACCGGGAGGCGATTCTCACGGAGGCAACCTCGCGGCTGATGCAGGCCCGAATGGGCGATCCGGCGGGCCGCGAGCACGTTCTGGCGTATCGCGAGCGGCGGCGGATCCGCAGTTTCGACATCGAGCTGCTGCCGGCCGGGCACGTCCTCGGCTCCGCGCAATGCCTCGTCACGACGGACGCCGGAACGCTGCTCTATACGGGCGACTTCAAGCTCCGCCCCGGTCTCAGCGCCGAGCCTGCGGAGGCCGCGCCCGCGGACACGCTCATCATGGAGACGACGTTCGGCTTGCCGCGCTACGCATTTCCGCCGGCTGAGAAGGTCGTCGCGGATGTCGTGAAATTCTGCCTCGAGGCCCGCGAGGACGGGGCGACGCCGGTGCTGCTCGGCTACTCGCTCGGCAAGGCGCAGGAGATTCTCTTCGCCGTGGCGGCGGCGGGCCTGCCGATCCGGCTGCACGGCTCCGTCTGGAGCATGTCGCAGGTCTACGAATCGATGGGCGTGAAATTTCCGCCCTACGAGAAATACGTGGCCGGGGCCGCCGGCGAGCATGTGCTCATTTGTCCGCCGAGCGTGGCCGGCTCCGCGATGCTGCGGAAGATCAGGAACCGGCGTGTCGCGGTGATGACCGGCTGGGCGATGGACGGAGGCGCCGCGCATCGCTACCAGGCCGACGCCGCCTTTCCGCTCTCCGACCACGCGGACTATCCCGACCTGCTGCGTTACGTCGAAATGGTGCGACCGAGGCGCGTGCTCACGCTGCATGGCTTCGCCCGGGAGTTCGCTCGCGACCTGCGCGCGCGGGGGATCGAGGCGTGGGCGCTCACCGCGGCGGATCAGCTCGAGTTTGCGCTCGGAGCACCGGCCACGACCGTCGCCGTGCCGCGCGAAGTTCTCGGCCCGGTCGCCGCCGACCATGGGTTCTCGGGCTTCTCCGCCGTTTGCGAAAAGATCGCCGCCGCTACCGGCAAGCTCGTGAAGGTGCAGCTCCTCGCGGATTATCTCGCCCGGCTCGATGATGAGGAGCTCCCGCTGGCCGCGACATGGCTGACTGGGCGTGCCTTTCCACAGGCCGCGGCGCGGCCGCTGCAGCTCGGCGGCGCAATCATTCGGCGCGCGTTACTTGCGGCCTCGGGTCTGTCGCCTTCCGACCTGCAGGCCATCTCGCGCCGCCATAACGACGCCGGCCTCACGGCCGAGGAGGCGCTGGCCGCGAACGTCGGCGGGGAAGCCCTCCCGCTTGCCGCCGTGCACGCGTTCTTCACGCAGATCGAGCAGGCGCGGGGGCCGCTTGCGAAGGGTGCGTTGCTGGAGGAGCGCTTGCGTCGGCTCTCCGCGCAGGATGCCAAGACGCTCGTGAAAATCCTGACCGGCGACCTGCGCATCGGCCTGAAGGAAGGCCTCGTCGAGGATGCCGTGGCGGCCGCTTTTTCCCGCGAGCCGGAAGTCGTCCGCGAGGCGCACATGCTTCTCGGCGATCTCGGGGAAACGGCTCTCCGGGCGCGACGCGACGCGCTCGTCGGCATCGCGCTGCAGCCGTTTCGTCCCGTGAAGTGCATGCTCGCGAGTCCCGAGCCGGACGAGGAGAGCGTGTGGGATCGCATGACCGCGGGTGGCGCGACCGAAGTGTGGGTCGAGGACAAGCTCGATGGCATCCGCGCGCAACTGCACTGCGCGGGTGGCGACGCGGCGATCTATTCTCGCGACCTGCGGCCCATCACGAAGACGTTTCCCGAGATTGCCGAGGCGGCCGTGCGGACCGGCGTGGAATTCGTGCTCGATGGCGAGATTGTCGCGTGGCGTGACGGCAGGCCGCTGAGCTTCTTCGAGCTGCAGAAGCGGCTCGGCCGCGTCGAGCGCGACCTGTTCATGGAGACGGAGGTGCCGGTGACGTTCACCGCGTTCGACGTGTTGTGGATGAACGGGAGATCGGTTTTCCGCGAGCCCCTGGCGGAACGCCGAAAAATACTGGAGGCACTTCCGCTGGCGGCGCCGTTGCGGACGCTGCCGCTGACCCGGGCGCAATCCGCGGAGGAGGTCGAGATCGCCTTCGTCGTCGCGCGAGGCCGAAACAACGAGGGACTCATCGTGAAGGATCCGGGCAGCCGCTATGCGCCGGGGCGTCGCGGCCTCGCGTGGGTGAAGCTCAAGAAAGCCTTTGCGACGCTCGACGTGGTGGTGACCTCAGTGGAATACGGGCACGGCAGGCGCAAGGGCGTGCTGAGCGACTACACCTTCGCCGTGCGCGACGAGGTGACGGGCGAATTGCTGAACATCGGCAAGGCCTACAGCGGCCTGACCGATGCGGAAATCGCGGCGTTCACGGAGCGATTTCTCGGCATGATCGTTCGCCAGCGGGGTCGCGTTTACGACGTGCGCCCGGAGGTCGTGCTGGAGGTCGCCTTCGACTCGATCCAGCCGAGTGCGCGGCACGCGAGCGGACTCGCGCTGCGCTTCCCTCGCATCCACCGCATTCGCGCCGACAAGACGGTCGCGGAGATCGATACCGTGGCCAGCGCGCGCCGGCTGCTGCCGCCCGAAGCGAGCGGCGACTGA